A window from Citrus sinensis cultivar Valencia sweet orange chromosome 3, DVS_A1.0, whole genome shotgun sequence encodes these proteins:
- the LOC102616894 gene encoding calcium-transporting ATPase 12, plasma membrane-type: MSDTKIPRYNCSTLLINVTTSTLTKAQKRWRLAYWTIYSFRAMLSVLPKGRLLSAEILTSHDYIALDVEPEPSSSHDEANKLVSNSIDPDMDGIRLAEMVKNKDSHTLSLLGGVEGVANALGTNPEYGINGNDEDVSRRSQLFGANTYHKPPPKGLLHFVLEAFKDTTILILLVCAALSLGFGIKEHGAEEGWYEGGSIFVAVFLVIVVSAFSNFRQARQFDKLSKISNNIKVEVVREARRLQISIFDLVVGDIVFLKIGDQIPADGLFLDGHSLQVDESSMTGESDHVEVDSTNNPFLFSGSKVADGYAQMLVVSVGMNTAWGEMMSSISSDSNERTPLQARLDKLTSTIGKVGLAVAFLVLVVLLARYFTGNTKGENGIKEYNGSNTDIDDVFNAVVSIVAAAVTIVVVAIPEGLPLAVTLTLAYSMKRMMTDQAMVRKLPACETMGSATVICTDKTGTLTLNQMKVTKFWLGQESIVQETYCKIASSIRDLFHQGVGLNTTGSVSKLKPGSSVAEFSGSPTEKAVLSWAVLEMGMEMDKVKQKYSILHVETFNSEKKRSGVLIRRKADNTTHIHWKGAAEIILAMCSHYYESNGVIKSMDGNGRSQMENIIHGMAASSLRCIAFAYKQVSEEETAYNNDVKARQRLKEEGLTLLGIVGIKDPCRPGVQKAVEACQSAGVEIKMITGDNVFTAKAIATECGILRLDQQVEKGEVVEGVEFRNYTDEERIQKVDKIRVMARSSPFDKLLMVQCLKKKGHVVAVTGDGTNDAPALKEADVGLSMGIQGTEVAKESSDIVILDDDFTSVATVLRWGRCVYTNIQKFIQFQLTVNVAALVINFIAAVSAGEVPLTAVQLLWVNLIMDTLGALALATDRPTDELMQRPPVGRTEPLITNIMWRNLLSQALYQITILLILQFKGESIFNVSPEVNDTLIFNTFVFCQVFNEFNARKLEKRNVFKGIHKNKLFLGIIGITVVLQVVMVEFLKKFADTERLNWQQWLACIAMAAFTWPIGWAVKFIPVTEKPIFSYLKRLRFLKEDASLW, translated from the coding sequence ATGTCTGACACTAAAATCCCACGTTATAATTGCAGCACATTGCTCATTAACGTCACCACCAGCACCCTCACAAAAGCTCAGAAGCGATGGCGCCTTGCCTACTGGACAATCTATTCTTTCCGTGCTATGCTTTCTGTTCTACCCAAAGGCCGGCTTCTCTCAGCCGAAATCCTGACAAGTCATGATTACATTGCCCTTGATGTTGAGCCTGAGCCTAGCAGCTCTCATGATGAGGCAAATAAACTTGTTTCCAACTCCATTGATCCTGATATGGATGGAATAAGACTCGCCGAAATGGTGAAGAACAAAGACTCGCATACCCTCAGCCTTCTTGGAGGAGTTGAAGGCGTGGCCAACGCTCTTGGGACAAATCCTGAATACGGAATCAATGGCAATGATGAAGATGTCAGTAGGAGGTCTCAACTCTTTGGTGCTAACACTTATCATAAGCCACCTCCTAAAGGGCTTTTACATTTCGTGCTGGAAGCTTTCAAAGACACCACCATTCTAATCCTTCTCGTATGCGCTGCCCTGTCTCTTGGTTTTGGCATCAAAGAACATGGGGCAGAAGAAGGTTGGTATGAAGGCGGAAGTATCTTTGTAGCCGTCTTTCTGGTTATTGTTGTCTCTGCTTTTAGTAACTTCAGACAGGCAAGACAGTTTGACAAGCTATCAAAAATAAGTAACAACATCAAAGTTGAAGTTGTTAGAGAAGCCCGGCGCCTGCAGATATCCATATTTGACCTTGTAGTTGGAGATATTGTCTTCCTCAAAATTGGAGACCAAATTCCGGCTGATGGGTTGTTCTTGGACGGACATTCTTTGCAAGTTGATGAGTCAAGCATGACCGGAGAGAGTGACCATGTTGAAGTAGATTCAACGAATAATCCATTCTTGTTCTCCGGTTCAAAGGTGGCAGATGGGTATGCTCAAATGCTTGTGGTGTCCGTGGGGATGAATACTGCGTGGGGAGAAATGATGAGCTCAATATCAAGTGATTCCAATGAAAGAACTCCATTACAGGCTCGGCTTGACAAACTAACCTCTACTATTGGAAAAGTAGGCCTTGCAGTGGCTTTCCTAGTGCTTGTAGTTCTATTAGCTCGTTATTTCACGGGGAATACAAAAGGCGAAAATGGAATTAAGGAGTATAACGGTAGCAACACAGACATAGATGATGTTTTCAATGCTGTTGTAAGCATTGTCGCCGCTGCAGTCACCATTGTGGTGGTGGCAATCCCGGAAGGTTTACCATTGGCTGTCACTCTCACTCTTGCCTATTCCATGAAGAGAATGATGACTGATCAGGCAATGGTAAGGAAACTTCCCGCTTGTGAGACAATGGGTTCTGCAACAGTTATTTGTACAGACAAAACAGGCACCTTGACATTAAATCAGATGAAAGTGACCAAGTTTTGGCTTGGTCAAGAATCCATTGTACAAGAAACTTACTGTAAAATTGCCTCAAGTATTCGTGATTTGTTCCACCAAGGAGTCGGTTTGAACACAACTGGCAGCGTCAGCAAACTGAAACCTGGATCATCAGTAGCCGAATTTTCCGGTAGTCCAACCGAAAAAGctgttctttcttgggcagTTCTAGAAATGGGTATGGAAATGGATAAAGTGAAGCAAAAATACTCCATTCTCCATGTTGAAACCTTCAACtcagagaagaaaagaagtgGAGTTTTGATTAGGAGAAAAGCTGATAACACAACTCATATACACTGGAAAGGAGCTGCTGAGATAATTTTAGCAATGTGTTCTCATTATTATGAGAGCAATGGAGTGATCAAGTCCATGGATGGAAATGGCAGGAGCCAAATGGAAAATATAATACATGGAATGGCAGCCAGTAGCCTTAGATGCATTGCTTTTGCTTACAAACAAGTTTCGGAAGAAGAAACTGCATACAACAATGATGTAAAGGCCCGCCAAAGGCTCAAAGAAGAAGGATTGACCTTGCTGGGGATAGTTGGTATCAAAGATCCGTGTCGACCTGGGGTGCAGAAAGCTGTAGAAGCCTGCCAATCAGCAGGGGTAGAAATCAAAATGATCACAGGAGATAATGTTTTCACGGCAAAAGCTATAGCCACAGAATGTGGGATTCTAAGGTTGGATCAGCAAGTGGAAAAGGGGGAGGTGGTAGAAGGTGTAGAGTTCCGCAACTATACAGATGAGGAGAGAATTCAGAAGGTTGACAAGATCCGAGTGATGGCAAGATCTTCTCCATTCGACAAGCTTCTAATGGTCCAGtgcttgaaaaagaaaggccaTGTTGTTGCAGTCACTGGAGATGGCACAAATGATGCTCCAGCCTTGAAAGAAGCTGATGTAGGACTTTCCATGGGCATTCAAGGAACTGAGGTTGCCAAGGAAAGCTCGGACATCGTCATATTGGATGATGACTTTACTTCAGTGGCCACCGTTCTAAGGTGGGGAAGATGTGTTTATACCAACATCCAAAAATTCATTCAGTTTCAACTAACAGTTAATGTTGCAGCCCTGGTGATCAACTTCATAGCGGCTGTTTCTGCTGGTGAAGTTCCTTTAACAGCAGTTCAATTGTTGTGGGTGAACCTCATCATGGACACACTTGGAGCTCTGGCTCTTGCTACAGACAGGCCAACTGATGAGCTAATGCAAAGGCCGCCCGTGGGTCGCACTGAACCCCTTATAACTAACATTATGTGGAGAAATCTTCTATCTCAGGCTCTATATCAGATAACAATCCTACTGATCTTACAATTTAAAGGTGAATCCATCTTCAACGTGAGTCCTGAAGTAAACGATACACTGATTTTCaacacttttgttttttgccAAGTTTTCAATGAATTCAATGCAAGGAAGTTGGAGAAGAGGAATGTATTCAAAGGCATTCACAAGAACAAATTGTTTCTTGGAATCATCGGGATAACTGTAGTTCTTCAAGTGGTGATGGTGGAGTTTTTAAAGAAGTTTGCTGACACAGAGAGGTTGAATTGGCAGCAATGGTTAGCTTGTATCGCAATGGCAGCCTTCACATGGCCAATTGGTTGGGCTGTGAAGTTTATACCTGTTACAGAGAAACCAATATTCAGTTACCTCAAGCGGTTAAGATTCCTGAAGGAAGATGCTTCTTTGTGGTAG